ATTGGTTAGAGCGGATGATTTTTGGGTTTGAGCAAGATCAGGAGGTGAGCAAAGTACTACAATGGGAATATGAGGGAGACTGTGTTTTTCAGGTCGATCATTGCTACCAGTGCCCGGATGCCATGTCTGTGGTGTACAATGCGGACCAGGAAGTGATTTGTGAATTTGGAGGGATTGCTGGTGTCGATACTTGCCCGGACTTTCACGAAAAGGCGATGAAACCTATCGAGTTGTATTTTAAGTGAATCAAGTTTAAGGCTCGATTCATTGAACCTTAAACTTGATGAAAGTTTTCTATTCCTTCAACACCATATCGATACACATCACAGCAGCGAGAATGAGTAGTCGCATAGGGTGACCTTCATTTACTTTCTCATCGATTTTGAGGATGTAGTTGTCGGCAGTGGTGAAAAGTTCTTTGCCAATGCCTGACCATTTTTTGCTAACAGCAGCAAATTCCACTTCATCCTTTACGAATTTGAAATCCCAACTTGTCCACTTTCCCTTGAGTTGGCAGAGTAGATTTTCTTGTGCATCCAAAACATCGAATTTCCCTCCGATAGAAAAGAACTTCTGCTTGAATTTCCCGATAAGGTTTTCATTTTCGTCGAGGACCTCTACATCAGACAAGAAGAACGAAACTCCTCTTTTGACCCGCAATACTTTCTCTCCAGAAGTGGTTTTGATTTCCACATCAAATGGCGTCATTCGTTTGTAGTCCGTGAATCGAAGCATTTTGGTGAAGAAACCGAGCTTCTCCTCCCTGCAGGTCATGATCATTTCCTGACTATTGGGATTATAAATGTCGTAGTTGTTGGATGCTTTGAACATACCCACGTGTTCTTTCACGAAGAACAAATTCTGGTTGAGAATAGAATGCATGTGGAAAAAGTAATTTAGTTGATTGAAAATGTTTTATAAGATTCGGAGCTTGGCAAAGCTCAACAGCAAGGTTTTGTCTCCTGCTTTTTCGAAACTGATGTGAGCCTTTTTATTGGCACCCTGCACTTCGATTTTTGTCACTTCACCAAAGCCAAACTTAGGATGCTCGATTTTGTCTCCCACAGCAAGTTTCGCCGTATTACTTGGTTTGAAGTTCGGTGAAGGCTTATGAATCACCGCTTGATTCACAGGTTTCCTTGTAGGCTGAACTGTGTTTTTGCTGATGAAGTTCTTGGCATAGTCGTTAGCCGGTGATGGAGAAGAGCTGAACTTCTGATTGATCTTCAGGTAATCCTTGTCGATCTCCTCGAGGAATCGGCTAGGCTCGCAAGTTTTCAATCGACCGAAACGGTAGCGGGTAAGGGCGTAACTCATGTAGAGTTTTTTCTCTGCACGGGTGATGGCCACATAGAACAGTCGACGTTCTTCTTCCAAATCCTGACGCGAACTGATCATCATCTGCGAGGGGAACAGGTCTTCCTCCATTCCTACTACAAATACGTTTTTGAACTCCAGTCCTTTAGAGGAGTGGATGGTCATCATCGTCACGTAGTCCTTGTCTTCATCCTTTTCGTTGTCCGCATCGGTAAGGAGCGCTACCTCCTGCAAAAAGGCCGGCATGGATTTGTCCTCGTTCTCTGGATTTTCTACAAATTCCTTGATCCCGTTCAGTAGTTCCTGTACGTTTTCGTAGCGGTTGCGCCCCTCGATGGTTTTGTCATCATAGAGTTCCTTCAATAGACCGGAATTCTTAGCAATATGAGAAGCCGCCTCAAAGGCATCTTTTTTCTCGACTGCTGTTTTGAAGCTTTTGATCAAGGTCACAAATTCGCTGACCGCTGATGCCGCTCTACCACCCAGGATTTGATTGACATTCAGAAGGGCCGTCCAGAGATCGGCATTGTTTTCTGTTGCTGCCACCACCAGTTTTTCTACTGAGGTAGCCCCAATGCCACGCTTCGGCATATTGATGATTCTGCGCAGCGCCTGCTCATCATTTTGATTCACTGCAAAACGGATGTAGCCCAGCACATCTTTGATTTCTTTCCTCTGATAGAAAGAAAGCCCACCAATGATCTTGTACTTGATGTTGTTTCTCCTCAGGGCCTCTTCCAGTGCCCGTGACTGGCTGTTGGTGCGATAGAGGATGGCAAAGTCGGAGTTGCGGTAGTGGTTTTGATTCTTGGATTCGAAAATAGCGGAGGCTACCAATTTTCCTTCTTCATTGTCTGTAGTAGCCTTGATCAAATCGATCAGATCACCTTCACCATTGTCAGTCCATACGCTCTTTCGTAGCTGATTTTTATTTTTTCCTATGATGGAGTTGGCTGCTCCGACTATCGTTTTGGATGAACGGTAGTTCTGCTCCAGCTTTACGATGTTCAGTTCTGGATAGTCCTTCTCGAAATTGAGGATGTTCTGGATATCAGCCCCGCGGAAGGCATAGATACTTTGCGCATCGTCCCCCACCACACAGATGTTGCGACGCACTGCAGCCAATTTTTTTGTGATCAGATACTGTGAGATGTTCGTGTCCTGAAACTCATCCACCATCACGTACTGGAATCGCTGTTGGTATTTGTTGAGGACATCTATGTGGTCCCGAAACAGCACGTTGGTATTGAAGAGCAAGTCATCGAAATCCATGGCATCAGCCTTGAAACATCGCTTGACATACTCCTTGTAGATTTTACCCATTTCCGGTTTGCCGTTTTCTGTATCATCGGCGAGGTAGATGGGGTTGTTGATGTATTCCTGCCAAGAAACCAGACGGTTTTTGGCACTGGAGATACGGTTGAGTACCACATTGGGCTTATACACCTTGTCGTCCAGACCGTAAAACTTGACAATGTTTTTGATCAGAGACTTGGAGTCATCCGAATCGTAAATGGTGAAATGACTGGGGTAACCCAATCGGTCTGCTTCGGATCTTAATATTCTGGAAAACACCGAGTGAAAGGTGCCCATCCAGAGGTTGCGAGCATCGGTGCCTACTACTCCTTCAATACGCTCGCGCATCTCTCGGGCAGCTTTGTTGGTAAAGGTCAGAGACAGGATAGAAAATGGATCGACATTTTTTGTCTTGAGCAGGTGAGCGATTCTATAGGTCAGCACCCGAGTCTTACCGGATCCCGCACCAGCGATAATCATGGTAGGACCTTCTGTATTGACTACAGCTTCTCTTTGAGGTGGGTTGAGCTTTTCCAGGTAATCTTGTTCCATGCGGTCTTATTCCTTTCCTTCTATTTCTTCCTCTAATTTTTCATACCATTCAGATCCATACTTTCGGACCAATGGCTCTTTCAAAAACTTGTATACCGGTACTTTCAATTCTTCTCCCAGGTTGCATGCCGGTGCACAGATGTCCCATCTGTCGTAGTTGAGCGCATCGTAGTGGTCATATTTGGTGATCCGTATGGGATACAAATGACAGGAGATAGGTTTTTGCCAGCTTATCTTTTTGTCTCTATAGGCCTGGTCGATGGCACATTTCAATATTTTGTTTTCATCATAGATGGCAAAGGCACATTCTCTACCATTGATGGTAGTGGTGGAGTAGTCTCCCTCTTCATCGAGAATGTAACTTCCTTCTTTTTCGATTACTTCCAAACCTTCTTTGGACAGATAGGGTTTGACTGCCTCCAAAACTCCCTCGATCAGCGGCAATTCTTCTTCTTCTAGTGGAGCTCCCAAATCTCCTTCGACACAACATGCACCCTTGCACTTGTTCAGGTCACATACGAAATGCTTTTCTTTCAAGTCATCCGAAAGAACCGCATTGTCCAAAATTATCATAGCTCCAATTGTTTGAAAAGTGAAAAAGCGACTGAACTATTCTGCGTTTTTGGCCAGATAGGTGTCTACCTCTTCTAATATCTCTGCGGTCAGTGGCTTGGTAAATAGTTTCTGAACTTCCCTGTATTGGTCAGCCAGCTCGGCATCTTGATAGTACTGAGAGGAAGTCAGGACAAATAGTTTGATCTTTTCTGCTTCTACAGCAGTCATCATTTTTCTATACTCGCGGATAAAATCCCAACCACTAATCGTAGGCATGTTGATATCGAGCAAAATGACATCAGGAAGGTCTTCCGGATTGTTTTTTACTCTTTCTTCTAAATAACTCAGTCCTTTGGTCGAACTGGTCAGTGATTCTACTACTGTTTCAGGATTGTAATCTTTGATCACTTTGGTGCAAATCAGGTTATTGATTTCGTCATCGTCGATGATCAATATTTTTACAGGTTTGTTCATTTAATGTTTTAGCGCTTTACTTTTCGGGAGTTTTGCTCAGTCAATTAGAAACCCCAAATATACATTATTGCCAATTTTCTCTTTAACTTATTGCACAATTCCAACCAGAAGGTTGAAGAATTCGTCTTTACTTTCGTATTAAAATTATATATCATGTTAAAGAAATCCATCTTTTTGTCTACACTGGTACTTAGTGTATTGTTTTTATCCCAATTGAGTTACGCACAAGAAGCCCCAAAGGCCAGTCCGTTTAAGAGTACATCGGCTGAAGTCAATGGTAAAACCGTGACGATCGAATACTCTGCACCATCGAAAAAGGATCGCAAAATCTGGGGCGGGTTGGTGCCTTATGGTAAGGTTTGGAGGACTGGTGCCAACGAGGCGACTACTCTGGAGGTCTCAGCAGATGTGAAAGTTGCGGGCAAGGATCTGAAAAAAGGTAAGTATGCGATATTCACCATCCCTAATCAGGATAAGTGGACGGTTATTATCAATAAGAATCCTAATCAATGGGGCGCATACAGCTACAAGGAAGCAGAGAATCTGTTTTCTTTTGAAGTGAAACCTAAAAAATCAAGCTTGCAGGAAATGTTCAGTATTACTGTTTCGCCTGAGGGTTTAGTTACTATGGCCTGGGACGAGTTGAAAGTTGAATTTACGATTCAGTAAAGGTCTTAATTGGCTCAAAGAAATGGCGATATCTCACAATCAATGGGTATCGCCATTTTTGTTTAATACCCGTACTTGTTTTTCCACTGTGCGCGGAGCTTTTTGCGCATGTCTTCTTCACGAGGGTTTTTGCCGGGATCATATAGAGTAGTCCCTTTGATTTCGTCTGGCATGAATTCATGTTCTACAAAATTGCCTGCATGATCGTGGGCATACTGATATCCTTTGCCATAGCCCAGGTCCTTCATTAGTTTAGTCGGCGCATTTCTGATATCCATGGGGATGGAAAGATCTCCTGTCTGCTGTACCAGTTGCTGAGCCTTGTTGATGGCCATGTAAGACGCATTGCTTTTCGCAGAACAAGCGAGGTAAGTCACGCATTGGGACAGGATAATTCTTGCTTCAGGATAGCCTATCACATTGACTGCCTGAAAAGCATTGTTGGCAATGACCAGTGCTGTTGGATTGGCATTGCCGATGTCTTCGGAGGCTAGTATCAGCAATCGTCTAGCGATGAATTTGACATCTTCGCCTCCCTCTATCATCCTCGCCAGGTAATAAACCGCCGCATTTGGATCACTCCCTCTGATCGATTTGATAAAGGCAGAAATAATGTCGTAGTGCATCTCGCCGCTTTTGTCGTACATGGCGGCCTTTTTTTGCGAGATTTCAATTACGCGATCATTGGTTACCACTTTTTCTTCTCCTTCTATGGATTCCACCACGATTTCCAGCAGATTCAGCAGCTTTCTTCCATCTCCTCCTGATAGTCTCAGTAAGGCTTGATCTTCTTCGATCTTCACCTTCAGCTTTTTTAGCTCGCTGTCCTGAGTCAGGGCTTTGTTGATCAGCTCCAGTAGTTCTTCTTTTTCCAGCGCCTTGAGTGTGTAGGTTTGGCATCTGGACAACAAGGCGGCATTGACTTCAAAACTTGGGTTTTCGGTAGTGGCACCAATCAGCGTAATCTGTCCTTTTTCTACTGCCGCCAGTAGGGCGTCCTGTTGCGATTTGTTGAAGCGATGAATCTCGTCAATGAATAGAATCGATTTGGAACCAAATTTTGCTTTGGTGATGACCTCTCTGATGTCTTTTACTCCTGCATTGATGGCACTCAGTGAGAAGAAGGGCATTTTGGCCGTATTGGCGATAATGTTGGCGATGGTTGTTTTACCTACTCCCGGAGGACCCCAAAGAATCATGGAGGGGACGATTCCGGATTGCACTGCTCGCTTCAGGATATTGTTCAAATGATCCTGCCCAACGAGTTCCTCGAGGGTATGAGGGCGCATGCGCTCTGCCAGCGGTGACTGATTCAACATAACTGAATAATTGGGAATGAAAATTTAGGCAAGAATAAGAACTATTCTTCGGAATCCGTAGTGTCTTCAGGTTCAGCTTCGTCTTCCTCTGTCTCTATGACATTTTCTAAGGTTTCTTCGTCGACTTCTGCTTCCGTTTCACTTTCTTCTTCCACGTCACTGTCTTCAGATTTGTTTCTTCCAAACAAACCTTTTTTTTCGGTCTCTTGGATAGTAGAGTCACTGGCTATTTCATCTAGATGATCCAGCTGCTGTGCAGCGAGTTCTTTCTGTGTGGGGCGTGTGTCTATGAACAGTTCTCCGTAGTACTTGTTGTAATAGACCTGCTCCTGGTTATAGTTGTTGTCCAAGGAGTATTTCCATTTGTATCGGACCGCTTCTTCCTCGTCTTCGACGGCAGCCAGTATGGGGGCAGTAGAAACCGAGTCTACACCCAGGGTATCCTGATCTACAAAATCACTGGCAATAAACTCTCCCTGATCCATCTCAAGCGAATCCTCTTCTAACCAGCGAATTTGGTTCTTTTTAGGAGCCGTCATCAGATCGTAGTTCTTTTTGAAGAGACTGGATTTTTTGTTGATACCGTATTTGCTCCTACGAGAAGCTACGGGCATTTTTGGGGTAGTATCGTTGAGAAAGAGAGAATATCTGGCCATGCGTAGCGAGTCATCCAGAATATATGTACTCTGAAAAGCTGGGCATACGACATTGTCTTTGCAGGCGCAAAACAACACACAGCACAAAATCAATATTGGGAAAGTAGCTCTCCTCACAAATTTTATTCAATACTTAGGTTCAGGTGGATACAATAACACTAACAACCAAAATTGTAGAATATTTCCTTAATCCTGTACAGAATAGTGGTATTAATATGTGTCTTTAGCTGTCACAGTTAGAAATATTTATATGAATTCTGTTAATAATGCAATGAGCTGGGCGCTTTATTGCATATTTTCTAATTCGGCCTGCAATTTTTTGGGAAGAGATTGCACGATTAACTCATAAGAGTCATCGGTCCATTGATACACTTGCTGGTCCGATGCATCTTCATTTACATACACCGAATTCCAGTGTTTTTTGTTCATGTGATATCCGGGTTTAACTGCAGCAAATTGCTCTCTTAATTCGGGTACTAAATCAGGATCACATTTGAGATTGATGTATTCGAATTGGTCAATATCACAAAGCGCAAACATTTTGTTCATGACCTTGAAAACCAGGGTAGGTTCACCAAAAGGAAAGCCCTCAGTAACTCCCGGTTTCTTTAGGCAAAAATTGCGAAACTCTTCAGCATTCATAAAAGTGGATTTGAGATAAAAGTAACACATTATGTTGAACCATAAAGGGATATTCAAGTTGTTGTTTTTAACAAAACTGGGGATTCTTTAACTTGGTAGGAGTTCACCAAACAAGCTATGAATTTTAACCTCTGTCAAAAAATCCTGTCACCACAGCAAATCCAGTTGCTAGACCAAATGACTATCAAAACGGAGCCCATTCCTTCAATCGATTTGATGGAGCGAGCATCTGAAGCCTTCGTCAGTTCTTTTATCCAGTCATACCCGCGGGATCGATCCGTTGTAGTGGTAGCTGGGACAGGTAATAATGGTGGAGATGGAATGGCCATAGCCAGACTATTGGTCGAGCAAGGCTACAAGGTAGAGGCTTTTGTTGTAGGGAAGCCAGAAAAAGGCAGCAAGGATTTTCAGGCGAATCATGCTGTATTAAAAGCCTATTGCTCATGTGATATCATAGCTTCTAAGGAAGATTTCCCAGTTTTGGATTCAGCAGTAGTAGTGGTGGATGCCTTGTTTGGATCTGGGCTTTCGAGAGCGGTTAGTGGTTTGTTTGGAGAGTTGATCGATTATTTAAATGAGCAGTCTCTGGAGGCTGTGGCTGTGGATATTGCCTCAGGTTTAGGTTGTGATCAAGTTTTTGAAGGAGGAAGGATACTTAGAGTCAGTCAAACCATCACTTTCGAAGTTCCCAAATACACTCAGCTGTTAGCTGAGTTCGAGCCTTATGTTGGAGAATTAAATGTCGTGAATATTGGTTTGGATTTAAGACAAATGGAAGCATCAATTACCCAGCGATACTTTGTTACTCCTCAATTTATTACTTCTTTGTTTCGA
This is a stretch of genomic DNA from Reichenbachiella ulvae. It encodes these proteins:
- a CDS encoding phospholipid scramblase-related protein, encoding MFNQLNYFFHMHSILNQNLFFVKEHVGMFKASNNYDIYNPNSQEMIMTCREEKLGFFTKMLRFTDYKRMTPFDVEIKTTSGEKVLRVKRGVSFFLSDVEVLDENENLIGKFKQKFFSIGGKFDVLDAQENLLCQLKGKWTSWDFKFVKDEVEFAAVSKKWSGIGKELFTTADNYILKIDEKVNEGHPMRLLILAAVMCIDMVLKE
- a CDS encoding ATP-dependent helicase — its product is MEQDYLEKLNPPQREAVVNTEGPTMIIAGAGSGKTRVLTYRIAHLLKTKNVDPFSILSLTFTNKAAREMRERIEGVVGTDARNLWMGTFHSVFSRILRSEADRLGYPSHFTIYDSDDSKSLIKNIVKFYGLDDKVYKPNVVLNRISSAKNRLVSWQEYINNPIYLADDTENGKPEMGKIYKEYVKRCFKADAMDFDDLLFNTNVLFRDHIDVLNKYQQRFQYVMVDEFQDTNISQYLITKKLAAVRRNICVVGDDAQSIYAFRGADIQNILNFEKDYPELNIVKLEQNYRSSKTIVGAANSIIGKNKNQLRKSVWTDNGEGDLIDLIKATTDNEEGKLVASAIFESKNQNHYRNSDFAILYRTNSQSRALEEALRRNNIKYKIIGGLSFYQRKEIKDVLGYIRFAVNQNDEQALRRIINMPKRGIGATSVEKLVVAATENNADLWTALLNVNQILGGRAASAVSEFVTLIKSFKTAVEKKDAFEAASHIAKNSGLLKELYDDKTIEGRNRYENVQELLNGIKEFVENPENEDKSMPAFLQEVALLTDADNEKDEDKDYVTMMTIHSSKGLEFKNVFVVGMEEDLFPSQMMISSRQDLEEERRLFYVAITRAEKKLYMSYALTRYRFGRLKTCEPSRFLEEIDKDYLKINQKFSSSPSPANDYAKNFISKNTVQPTRKPVNQAVIHKPSPNFKPSNTAKLAVGDKIEHPKFGFGEVTKIEVQGANKKAHISFEKAGDKTLLLSFAKLRIL
- a CDS encoding DUF3109 family protein, yielding MIILDNAVLSDDLKEKHFVCDLNKCKGACCVEGDLGAPLEEEELPLIEGVLEAVKPYLSKEGLEVIEKEGSYILDEEGDYSTTTINGRECAFAIYDENKILKCAIDQAYRDKKISWQKPISCHLYPIRITKYDHYDALNYDRWDICAPACNLGEELKVPVYKFLKEPLVRKYGSEWYEKLEEEIEGKE
- a CDS encoding response regulator, producing the protein MNKPVKILIIDDDEINNLICTKVIKDYNPETVVESLTSSTKGLSYLEERVKNNPEDLPDVILLDINMPTISGWDFIREYRKMMTAVEAEKIKLFVLTSSQYYQDAELADQYREVQKLFTKPLTAEILEEVDTYLAKNAE
- a CDS encoding DUF2911 domain-containing protein, which produces MLKKSIFLSTLVLSVLFLSQLSYAQEAPKASPFKSTSAEVNGKTVTIEYSAPSKKDRKIWGGLVPYGKVWRTGANEATTLEVSADVKVAGKDLKKGKYAIFTIPNQDKWTVIINKNPNQWGAYSYKEAENLFSFEVKPKKSSLQEMFSITVSPEGLVTMAWDELKVEFTIQ
- a CDS encoding replication-associated recombination protein A → MLNQSPLAERMRPHTLEELVGQDHLNNILKRAVQSGIVPSMILWGPPGVGKTTIANIIANTAKMPFFSLSAINAGVKDIREVITKAKFGSKSILFIDEIHRFNKSQQDALLAAVEKGQITLIGATTENPSFEVNAALLSRCQTYTLKALEKEELLELINKALTQDSELKKLKVKIEEDQALLRLSGGDGRKLLNLLEIVVESIEGEEKVVTNDRVIEISQKKAAMYDKSGEMHYDIISAFIKSIRGSDPNAAVYYLARMIEGGEDVKFIARRLLILASEDIGNANPTALVIANNAFQAVNVIGYPEARIILSQCVTYLACSAKSNASYMAINKAQQLVQQTGDLSIPMDIRNAPTKLMKDLGYGKGYQYAHDHAGNFVEHEFMPDEIKGTTLYDPGKNPREEDMRKKLRAQWKNKYGY
- a CDS encoding MmcQ/YjbR family DNA-binding protein, producing MNAEEFRNFCLKKPGVTEGFPFGEPTLVFKVMNKMFALCDIDQFEYINLKCDPDLVPELREQFAAVKPGYHMNKKHWNSVYVNEDASDQQVYQWTDDSYELIVQSLPKKLQAELENMQ